Proteins encoded within one genomic window of Cytophagales bacterium:
- a CDS encoding aldose 1-epimerase family protein: protein MTIENELLSAIIAPKGAELQSLVLKASGHEYIWEADPAHWGKHAPVLFPFIGMLKGDSYLYKGRRYPMDKHGFARDHVFEMVSNTEEAVTFRLASNEQLRAKYPFEFQLDVSYRFKGQSIINEYVVRNLGDEPMPFSIGGHPAFRCPQLPGEQRSDYRLVFNKEEDIETHMLGEDGFFSGETRPCFSGKTLPITDPLFDDDALVFKSLNSTNVSLERGDKRWLKFHYQGFPYLGIWSMSRTSPFVCIEPWFGMADHKYHEGDIEKKEGVQIVQPGDEFVCDFRVEVF from the coding sequence ATGACGATTGAAAATGAGTTGCTCTCCGCTATCATTGCGCCGAAAGGGGCTGAATTGCAAAGTCTTGTCCTGAAAGCTTCGGGTCATGAATACATTTGGGAGGCGGACCCTGCTCATTGGGGCAAGCATGCACCGGTTCTTTTTCCATTCATCGGCATGTTGAAAGGCGATAGTTACCTGTATAAAGGTCGGCGGTATCCAATGGATAAGCATGGATTTGCCAGGGATCATGTATTTGAGATGGTTTCAAATACGGAAGAGGCGGTTACCTTCAGACTGGCGTCTAATGAGCAACTTCGGGCCAAATATCCATTTGAGTTCCAATTGGATGTCTCTTACAGATTCAAAGGACAATCTATCATCAATGAATATGTGGTGCGAAACCTGGGTGACGAGCCCATGCCCTTTTCAATAGGTGGCCATCCTGCCTTTAGATGTCCGCAACTTCCAGGCGAGCAAAGATCAGATTATCGATTGGTTTTTAACAAGGAAGAAGATATTGAAACACACATGCTGGGTGAAGATGGTTTTTTTAGTGGCGAGACCCGACCCTGTTTTTCTGGGAAAACACTTCCAATCACTGATCCCCTTTTCGATGATGATGCACTGGTCTTTAAGTCCTTGAATTCTACCAATGTGTCTTTGGAAAGAGGGGACAAGCGATGGCTCAAGTTTCATTATCAGGGATTTCCTTATCTAGGCATATGGTCCATGTCCCGAACCTCACCCTTTGTTTGCATAGAGCCCTGGTTCGGAATGGCAGATCACAAGTATCACGAAGGAGATATTGAGAAGAAGGAAGGAGTACAGATCGTTCAGCCTGGGGATGAGTTTGTGTGTGATTTCAGGGTGGAAGTTTTTTAA
- a CDS encoding CHASE2 domain-containing protein produces MFRKLWLDVILGTLFVFGLMGLFKSASAFKIFEIFDPIADALGDFQVTDIVFSQLRNDPIADDRIVLVNIGAESRGTVGIMVDKINQHNPAALAMDTFFMIPKDTLEDMILEGALNSVDNLVMVSQMIVDDDNTVDTVFYSLDKFNTNATFAHANLDAEAESQDELKFCRQFWPRRIADDGTEHIALGIKMASYLDPEKAEKYLDRDNLIELINFKGNVMDFGASKFGTKYSALDWPDVLEENFTPEMIQGKLVIFCYLGDYLGDRKNFEDKYITPLNSVYAGRTLPDMYGGVIHANIASMVLSDDPVNHMSDFWQVTIAIILCFLNVALFSVIYKKIPKWYDGSTKLIQLIELLFFYFLMVQIFDSYNYYVDLTIALVAIALSGDALEVYYGVIKNTFTKEGRRALFKADRL; encoded by the coding sequence ATGTTCAGGAAACTTTGGCTTGATGTAATTCTTGGCACTCTCTTTGTCTTTGGGCTGATGGGACTTTTTAAGTCTGCGTCTGCCTTCAAAATATTCGAGATTTTCGATCCGATCGCTGACGCACTTGGAGATTTTCAGGTGACCGATATTGTATTTTCCCAACTCAGGAATGACCCTATAGCGGATGATCGGATTGTTTTGGTCAACATTGGTGCCGAATCTCGCGGCACGGTAGGGATCATGGTTGACAAGATCAATCAACACAATCCTGCCGCGCTTGCAATGGATACTTTTTTCATGATTCCGAAGGATACCCTGGAAGACATGATCCTGGAAGGTGCTCTTAATTCTGTTGATAATCTGGTGATGGTCAGCCAAATGATCGTTGATGACGATAATACGGTTGATACGGTATTCTACAGCCTTGACAAGTTCAACACCAATGCGACTTTCGCTCACGCCAATTTGGATGCTGAGGCTGAGAGTCAGGATGAACTGAAATTTTGTCGTCAATTTTGGCCAAGACGCATTGCAGATGATGGTACCGAGCATATCGCCCTTGGCATCAAAATGGCCAGTTATCTTGACCCTGAAAAAGCTGAAAAATACCTGGATCGAGATAACCTGATTGAACTCATCAATTTTAAAGGAAACGTCATGGATTTTGGCGCTTCAAAATTTGGCACTAAATACAGTGCTTTGGATTGGCCGGATGTATTAGAAGAGAATTTTACGCCAGAAATGATCCAGGGAAAGCTGGTGATTTTTTGTTATTTAGGTGACTACCTGGGAGATCGGAAAAATTTTGAGGATAAGTATATCACTCCATTAAACTCTGTTTATGCAGGTCGAACGTTACCTGATATGTACGGAGGAGTGATTCATGCCAATATCGCCTCGATGGTATTGAGTGATGACCCTGTGAATCATATGTCAGATTTCTGGCAGGTCACAATCGCCATCATTTTATGCTTTTTGAATGTCGCATTGTTCTCTGTCATCTACAAAAAAATCCCGAAATGGTACGATGGATCGACAAAACTTATACAACTCATCGAATTATTGTTCTTTTATTTCCTAATGGTTCAGATCTTTGATTCGTATAATTATTATGTTGATTTGACAATCGCGCTGGTAGCGATTGCACTTTCCGGTGATGCATTGGAGGTTTACTACGGAGTGATCAAGAATACATTTACCAAAGAGGGTAGACGGGCATTATTTAAGGCTGACCGGCTATAA
- the meaB gene encoding methylmalonyl Co-A mutase-associated GTPase MeaB: protein MNQNRLPTVTKISEEIKKGNRILLSRAITLVESKRADHQATAAELIEDLLPETGKSIRLGITGVPGVGKSTFIEALGLHLIALGKKPAVLSIDPSSSLSHGSILGDKTRMNELSRHQRAFVRPSPSGTSLGGVAKKTRETIYLCEAAGFDVIIVETVGVGQSETVVKDMVDFFLLLMLSGGGDDLQGIKRGIMEMADGIAINKADGANKTQSTIAARTYQKAMHLFPPSLSGWTVPVTTCSAQENEGIAELWEQVLKYESKTRANDYFRQNRTEQNLKWYREGVSAILEQYWLRDPDLQEKIHSLEEKIRTDARSVSSALAEISQSL from the coding sequence ATGAACCAAAATCGCCTTCCAACGGTAACAAAAATAAGCGAGGAAATAAAAAAAGGGAATCGAATTCTGCTGAGCCGGGCAATTACCTTAGTGGAAAGTAAACGTGCTGACCATCAGGCTACTGCAGCTGAGCTAATCGAAGACCTACTTCCTGAGACAGGAAAATCCATTCGTCTCGGAATCACAGGTGTGCCTGGTGTAGGAAAAAGTACCTTTATCGAAGCACTGGGCCTTCACCTGATCGCATTGGGCAAGAAGCCGGCGGTGCTCTCCATTGACCCAAGTAGTTCCCTATCACACGGCAGTATTTTGGGTGATAAAACAAGAATGAACGAATTGTCCCGTCATCAGCGGGCCTTTGTGCGCCCTAGTCCTTCTGGCACTTCACTTGGCGGGGTGGCAAAAAAAACCAGGGAAACCATCTACTTGTGTGAGGCAGCAGGCTTTGATGTGATCATTGTGGAAACAGTAGGAGTTGGCCAAAGCGAAACGGTCGTAAAAGACATGGTGGATTTCTTCCTATTGCTAATGCTATCTGGAGGTGGAGATGACCTGCAAGGTATTAAGAGAGGCATCATGGAAATGGCCGATGGTATTGCTATCAATAAAGCCGATGGCGCCAATAAAACCCAAAGCACCATTGCCGCCAGAACCTACCAAAAGGCCATGCACTTGTTTCCTCCCAGCCTTTCCGGTTGGACAGTGCCGGTAACAACCTGTTCAGCACAAGAAAATGAAGGCATTGCTGAATTGTGGGAGCAAGTTTTGAAATACGAATCCAAAACCCGTGCAAATGATTACTTCCGTCAAAACAGAACAGAACAGAATTTAAAATGGTACCGGGAAGGGGTTTCTGCGATATTGGAGCAATACTGGTTACGAGATCCTGATCTTCAGGAAAAAATCCATTCTCTCGAAGAGAAAATAAGAACCGATGCACGCTCGGTGAGCAGTGCATTGGCTGAGATCAGTCAATCGCTTTGA
- a CDS encoding SUMF1/EgtB/PvdO family nonheme iron enzyme has translation MSRPIYIPGLLFCLLLILGNQWADASFEPYSIALEGSDEQISMTPIKGGTFQMGSAKTSSSSPVHEVIIDDFWIGTYEITWDQFELFLYREIDDVQTSSKGGISMDIDAISGATMPYVNFNRPGYPAICMTQYAASQFCKWLTAKTGNFYRLPTEAEWEYACRGGTTTDFSAPKNQLADHAWFAENSDGQLQKGGQKAPNPWGLYDVHGNATEWVLDTYQSNYDHLKDKNQNPVHLEEELYPHVVRGGSFRDTKEELTSWARGYSTAAWKKQDPQFPKSLWWHTDATHVGFRIVRPLKTPDSQTMESFWINPIEEY, from the coding sequence GTGAGCAGACCCATCTACATCCCAGGACTACTTTTTTGTCTACTACTGATTCTTGGAAATCAATGGGCAGACGCCTCTTTTGAACCTTATTCAATTGCGCTGGAAGGATCCGATGAGCAAATCTCCATGACACCCATCAAGGGAGGAACATTTCAAATGGGATCGGCCAAAACTTCCTCAAGCTCTCCTGTTCACGAAGTAATCATCGACGATTTCTGGATCGGCACCTATGAAATCACCTGGGATCAATTTGAGCTCTTTCTGTACCGGGAAATTGATGATGTACAAACCTCCTCAAAAGGCGGCATTTCCATGGATATTGATGCCATATCTGGCGCCACCATGCCCTACGTCAATTTTAACCGACCGGGATATCCAGCCATATGTATGACACAATATGCCGCTTCACAGTTCTGCAAGTGGCTGACTGCCAAAACCGGAAACTTCTATCGATTACCTACCGAAGCTGAATGGGAATACGCATGCCGTGGTGGGACAACAACTGATTTTTCAGCCCCAAAAAACCAACTGGCTGATCACGCCTGGTTCGCTGAAAACAGTGATGGACAATTACAAAAAGGGGGTCAAAAAGCACCCAACCCCTGGGGCTTGTATGATGTGCATGGCAATGCCACTGAATGGGTTTTGGATACGTATCAATCAAATTACGATCATCTGAAAGATAAAAATCAAAACCCAGTACATCTGGAAGAAGAACTCTACCCACATGTGGTGAGAGGAGGCTCGTTCAGGGATACAAAAGAAGAACTAACTTCATGGGCCAGAGGCTACTCTACGGCAGCGTGGAAAAAACAGGATCCTCAATTTCCTAAAAGCCTGTGGTGGCATACGGATGCGACGCATGTGGGCTTTCGGATCGTCAGGCCCCTAAAAACACCAGATTCGCAAACCATGGAATCTTTCTGGATCAATCCGATCGAAGAATATTAA
- a CDS encoding Gfo/Idh/MocA family oxidoreductase, whose translation MSSNSSSNRRDFLKNTAKAAGAGLLYTTLPAESSAYVGAAGEIKVAVVGCGGRGTGAAAQAMTADADVRLVAMAEAFQDRLDQSFKGLSKKFGDQVKVTDATKFVGFDAYKKAIDLADVVILTTPPAFRHLHFAYAIEKGKHVFMEKPVATDVVGVKKVLETAKQAKANKLNVVVGLQRHYQKSYLDVKSRLDQGKIGDIVSGQVYWNSAGVWVRPREYQQTELEYQMRNWYYFNWLCGDHILEQHIHNIDVANWFIGSVPASAQGMGGRETRNGRDHGQIFDHHFVEFTYPEGQVVASQCRHQKGCMNRVEEVFQGTKGSVTVNSGNFGVIKSKGKVIYEHEGEYDINPYQQEHNLLFAAIKAGEHKFADAENGANSTMTAILGRMATYSGQDITWEQAMATDLKLVPDLSSFNDTAPVLPDRDGNYPVPVPGSTKFV comes from the coding sequence ATGTCATCAAATTCATCTTCCAATCGCCGAGACTTCTTAAAAAACACTGCGAAGGCTGCAGGTGCAGGTTTGCTGTACACGACATTACCTGCTGAATCAAGCGCCTACGTAGGGGCGGCTGGAGAAATCAAAGTAGCGGTGGTCGGCTGTGGCGGTCGAGGAACTGGTGCCGCGGCTCAGGCGATGACTGCTGATGCGGATGTACGACTGGTAGCCATGGCTGAGGCTTTTCAGGATAGATTGGATCAAAGCTTCAAGGGACTTTCCAAAAAATTTGGGGATCAGGTCAAAGTCACGGATGCCACAAAATTCGTGGGATTTGATGCCTACAAAAAGGCCATTGACCTGGCCGATGTAGTGATCCTTACGACGCCTCCGGCCTTCCGGCATTTGCACTTTGCCTATGCCATTGAAAAAGGTAAGCATGTGTTCATGGAAAAACCGGTAGCAACCGATGTGGTTGGCGTGAAGAAAGTGCTGGAAACTGCGAAGCAGGCCAAAGCAAACAAGCTCAATGTTGTCGTTGGATTACAACGTCACTATCAAAAAAGCTACCTGGATGTTAAATCCAGACTTGATCAGGGGAAAATCGGTGATATCGTTTCTGGGCAGGTTTATTGGAACAGTGCGGGCGTTTGGGTAAGACCAAGGGAATATCAGCAAACAGAACTGGAGTATCAGATGCGAAATTGGTATTACTTCAACTGGTTGTGTGGAGATCACATTTTGGAGCAGCACATCCATAACATCGACGTAGCCAACTGGTTCATTGGTTCGGTTCCAGCTTCCGCACAAGGCATGGGTGGACGTGAAACAAGAAATGGCCGTGATCACGGGCAAATCTTTGACCATCATTTTGTAGAATTTACCTATCCGGAAGGTCAGGTAGTGGCCAGTCAGTGTCGTCACCAAAAAGGATGCATGAATCGCGTCGAAGAAGTGTTCCAGGGAACCAAAGGAAGCGTTACCGTGAACTCAGGAAATTTCGGTGTGATCAAAAGCAAAGGCAAGGTGATCTACGAGCATGAAGGCGAATACGATATCAACCCCTACCAACAAGAACACAATTTGCTGTTTGCTGCAATTAAAGCCGGAGAACACAAATTTGCAGATGCTGAAAATGGTGCTAACAGCACCATGACGGCCATACTCGGAAGGATGGCAACTTATTCGGGACAAGACATTACCTGGGAACAAGCGATGGCTACTGACCTCAAATTGGTTCCGGACCTTTCTTCCTTCAATGATACGGCACCTGTACTACCAGATCGAGATGGTAATTATCCAGTTCCAGTTCCTGGATCCACGAAATTCGTTTAA
- a CDS encoding alpha/beta hydrolase-fold protein, giving the protein MKHLLALFILVLLFQSCQTPPAQLTVNVSFSNAFSEESLDGRLLLMFSTDSTAEPRFQIRDNNTTQLIYGQNVEGYAPNQPVTFDDEAFGYPIQKLSDLKPGEYWVQALLHTYETFNLSTGQTVKLPMDNGEGQQWNRSPGNIYSAPKKVRVRKGGSVDIVMDQIIPPIAPPSDTKWIKHVQMKSELLSEFWGRDMYLGAHVLLPKGFDEHPEAKYPLMIFHGHFPYDFGGFRTDPPDEDLEPDYSARFGISGYNIMQQQEAYDQYQQWISEDFPRFLIIEIQHPTPYYDDSYAVNSASQGPWGDAITYELIPYIEAQFRGQGEPWSRFLYGGSTGGWEALAVQVMYPDEYNGCFAACPDPIDFRAFCLTNIYEDENAYYKRGEHKASLVPGHRNYLGEVSAYLKGMNHREYALGDKSRSGQQWDIWEATYSPQGTDGYPVRLWDKVTGEINPEVAEYWKENYDLRHILERDWDELGEKLKGKIRIYCGDMDNYYLNNAVYLMEDFLESTTDPYYDGEVAYGDRSEHCWNGDPELPNHVTRLRYNTMYVDKIMARIQESAPPGADLTSWRYK; this is encoded by the coding sequence ATGAAACATCTGCTTGCTCTCTTCATTCTGGTTCTGCTCTTCCAATCCTGCCAGACACCTCCTGCCCAACTCACAGTAAATGTTTCTTTTTCCAATGCTTTCTCGGAGGAATCCCTGGATGGACGTCTATTGTTGATGTTCTCGACGGACAGCACGGCGGAACCTCGGTTTCAGATTCGAGACAACAATACCACGCAGTTGATTTACGGCCAAAATGTGGAAGGTTATGCGCCGAATCAGCCGGTGACCTTTGATGATGAAGCATTTGGCTATCCCATCCAGAAGCTGTCTGATCTAAAACCTGGCGAGTATTGGGTTCAGGCCTTGCTCCATACTTACGAGACCTTCAATTTGTCCACTGGGCAAACGGTCAAATTACCAATGGACAATGGAGAAGGGCAGCAATGGAACCGATCTCCTGGCAACATCTATAGTGCACCCAAGAAAGTGAGGGTCAGAAAAGGTGGTTCCGTTGACATAGTGATGGATCAGATCATCCCTCCTATCGCTCCACCTTCGGATACGAAATGGATCAAGCATGTACAAATGAAAAGTGAGCTCCTCAGTGAGTTTTGGGGCAGAGACATGTACCTGGGCGCACACGTCCTGTTACCAAAAGGGTTTGATGAGCATCCGGAAGCCAAATATCCATTAATGATCTTCCATGGCCACTTCCCTTATGATTTCGGGGGCTTTAGAACCGATCCACCGGATGAAGACCTGGAGCCCGATTATTCAGCTCGTTTTGGTATCTCCGGCTACAACATCATGCAGCAGCAGGAAGCTTATGATCAATATCAACAATGGATCAGCGAGGATTTTCCTCGATTCCTGATCATCGAAATCCAACATCCTACTCCTTATTATGACGATTCGTATGCCGTGAATTCCGCGAGTCAGGGACCATGGGGCGATGCCATCACCTATGAACTGATCCCCTACATCGAAGCGCAATTTCGAGGACAAGGAGAACCCTGGTCTCGTTTCCTTTATGGTGGATCAACAGGAGGCTGGGAGGCCTTGGCGGTACAGGTCATGTACCCGGATGAGTACAATGGCTGTTTCGCGGCATGTCCAGATCCAATTGATTTCCGGGCCTTTTGCCTGACCAACATTTACGAGGATGAAAATGCCTATTACAAGCGCGGCGAACACAAAGCATCGCTGGTTCCAGGCCATCGAAACTACCTTGGAGAAGTCAGTGCTTATCTCAAAGGCATGAATCATCGGGAGTACGCCCTTGGTGATAAATCACGCTCCGGACAGCAATGGGACATATGGGAAGCAACATACTCACCTCAAGGGACCGATGGTTATCCCGTTCGTTTGTGGGACAAAGTCACGGGTGAAATTAATCCAGAAGTAGCCGAATACTGGAAAGAAAACTATGACCTCCGCCACATCCTGGAACGAGATTGGGACGAGTTAGGTGAGAAACTCAAAGGCAAGATCAGGATCTATTGTGGGGACATGGACAATTATTACCTCAACAATGCGGTCTATTTGATGGAAGACTTTTTGGAAAGCACGACCGATCCATACTATGATGGTGAAGTGGCTTATGGTGACCGGTCTGAACATTGCTGGAATGGGGATCCTGAATTACCGAACCACGTCACTCGCCTGAGGTACAACACGATGTATGTCGATAAAATCATGGCGCGCATCCAGGAGAGTGCTCCTCCAGGTGCCGACCTGACCAGTTGGAGATATAAGTAG
- a CDS encoding RNA polymerase sigma factor — protein sequence MDRKWLRHIISQQHEVAYRWACHCCHGDPELAKDVLQMVYLKILEGKAKFDQQAQVKTWLFSVIRFTAIDEMKKQRRHEFVDLNQVNDRPADHTQTSASYNRLLHQLSEKQREILLLVFYHDLTIEAAAEVMECNLGTARTHYQRGKKRLKELIENEKVK from the coding sequence ATGGATCGAAAATGGCTAAGGCATATCATCTCTCAGCAACACGAAGTTGCTTACCGGTGGGCTTGCCATTGTTGCCACGGCGATCCTGAATTAGCGAAGGATGTTTTGCAGATGGTCTATCTGAAAATCCTGGAGGGTAAAGCAAAATTTGATCAGCAGGCGCAAGTCAAAACCTGGCTTTTTTCGGTAATTCGGTTTACAGCCATCGATGAGATGAAAAAGCAAAGGCGACATGAATTTGTTGACCTCAACCAAGTGAACGATCGACCAGCAGATCATACACAGACATCTGCTAGTTATAACCGGTTACTCCATCAGCTTTCTGAAAAGCAAAGAGAAATATTGCTACTGGTTTTTTATCACGACCTGACGATAGAAGCCGCGGCAGAAGTAATGGAATGCAATTTAGGAACCGCTCGAACACACTATCAACGGGGCAAGAAAAGATTGAAAGAACTGATCGAAAATGAAAAAGTCAAATAA
- a CDS encoding S9 family peptidase: MAVQQRIQALVWMLLTSITCFAQQNTFHLEDLNKLTSISSLSISPDGKSAIFMTANRNMETNRFDRALMLLTIRNKEAKQIAKEFAGISSPSWTKDGKSISFFASREAGRQLFVWNVKSGSSSVVLNAEAKASRYYWSPNGKHISYSVREPAEPENENSFNDAFKVGSNDYFVQGPSGSTSVWIADADGRNAMKITPEGFTVATGLTTSSISWSPDSKMIAFTKYPSPNSGDSDLGRNFIYDLDSKEMKAVTSNTQRESSPVFHPDGKSLIYRYPRDGFPSNMVDLHQVDLATGQISNISQSFDKATSGTSWTGSGAMVVRAIDQWGNGLFQFDGAKAMKLNIGELASVASFSMAKDGSMVLTAAKKDLPAEIYYKKNLNADPVQLTDFHSFIKDINLGMQEGIEWSSSDGLLPTGIITYPPNFDPNKTYPLVLQIHGGPSASSLLGFSPVTQAMAAKGWIVFQPNYRGSTNGGNKFQSAISKDPSEGPGHDVITGVNVLKEKSYVDADRIGVSGWSYGGWMTSWLIGRYPEVWTAAVAGAAPVDWTDMYSLNDLNRMRRHSIVESPYVGDNLTWAYENSPISNFSKLKTPTLIMSKTGDARVTITGSYKLYGALRDNNVPVEFIAYPGPGHFPSDPVRSLDVYTRWIGWLEKYLGDEESMEATIENK; the protein is encoded by the coding sequence ATGGCAGTTCAGCAAAGAATTCAAGCATTGGTATGGATGTTGCTTACCAGCATCACATGCTTTGCGCAACAAAACACTTTTCACTTAGAAGATTTAAATAAGCTGACCAGCATTTCATCGCTGAGCATCTCACCGGATGGTAAGTCTGCGATTTTCATGACAGCTAATCGCAACATGGAGACCAATCGTTTTGATCGGGCATTGATGCTGCTGACCATACGGAACAAAGAAGCAAAGCAAATCGCTAAGGAGTTCGCTGGCATTAGTTCTCCTTCCTGGACGAAGGATGGGAAGTCCATTTCGTTTTTTGCCAGTAGAGAGGCCGGCCGTCAACTGTTTGTCTGGAATGTAAAATCGGGATCATCAAGTGTGGTGTTGAATGCTGAAGCCAAAGCCTCTCGCTATTACTGGAGCCCTAACGGCAAGCACATTTCCTATTCTGTGAGAGAACCAGCCGAGCCCGAGAATGAGAATTCATTCAATGATGCTTTTAAAGTAGGAAGTAACGACTATTTCGTTCAGGGGCCTTCTGGTAGTACTTCTGTTTGGATCGCTGATGCCGATGGACGGAATGCCATGAAAATTACTCCAGAAGGATTTACAGTAGCTACAGGGCTCACTACCTCCTCTATTTCATGGTCACCTGATAGTAAAATGATCGCATTCACGAAATACCCTTCTCCTAACTCTGGGGATTCGGATCTGGGAAGGAACTTCATCTATGACCTGGATTCGAAGGAGATGAAGGCGGTCACTTCAAATACACAAAGAGAATCTTCGCCGGTTTTTCATCCGGATGGAAAGTCATTGATCTATCGCTATCCACGTGATGGCTTCCCTTCCAATATGGTTGACCTGCATCAGGTTGATCTTGCAACAGGTCAGATCAGCAATATTTCTCAATCCTTTGACAAAGCCACTTCCGGAACTTCATGGACCGGATCAGGGGCAATGGTTGTTAGAGCGATTGATCAGTGGGGGAATGGACTTTTTCAATTCGACGGAGCCAAGGCTATGAAGCTCAATATCGGAGAGCTGGCTTCTGTTGCCAGTTTTAGCATGGCCAAAGATGGGAGCATGGTTTTGACCGCTGCTAAAAAAGATTTACCGGCTGAGATTTATTACAAAAAGAACCTAAATGCTGATCCGGTACAGTTGACTGACTTTCATTCCTTTATAAAAGACATCAATCTGGGTATGCAGGAAGGTATAGAGTGGTCGAGTAGTGATGGACTTTTGCCTACAGGAATAATCACCTATCCGCCAAATTTCGATCCTAATAAAACCTATCCATTGGTCCTGCAAATTCATGGAGGCCCTAGTGCTTCCTCTTTGCTAGGGTTCAGTCCGGTTACACAGGCGATGGCTGCAAAAGGCTGGATAGTTTTTCAGCCGAATTATCGAGGCAGCACCAATGGAGGAAATAAGTTTCAGTCGGCCATTTCTAAAGACCCAAGCGAAGGACCCGGTCATGATGTAATCACCGGAGTGAATGTGCTCAAAGAAAAGTCTTATGTAGATGCCGATAGGATTGGAGTCTCGGGTTGGTCCTATGGCGGCTGGATGACTTCCTGGCTTATTGGTCGGTACCCTGAGGTTTGGACGGCCGCTGTTGCGGGGGCTGCTCCCGTCGATTGGACCGATATGTATAGCTTGAATGACCTCAATAGAATGAGACGTCACTCAATTGTTGAATCTCCCTATGTTGGTGACAACCTGACATGGGCCTATGAAAACTCGCCGATCTCCAACTTCTCGAAACTCAAAACGCCTACCTTGATCATGTCAAAGACGGGAGACGCGCGTGTGACGATTACAGGTTCCTATAAGTTATATGGGGCCTTAAGAGACAACAATGTCCCGGTAGAATTCATTGCTTACCCAGGCCCAGGGCATTTCCCGAGTGACCCGGTAAGATCGCTGGATGTGTATACCCGATGGATTGGATGGCTTGAAAAATATTTGGGTGATGAAGAATCAATGGAAGCGACGATTGAGAATAAATAG